In Sinorhizobium sojae CCBAU 05684, a single window of DNA contains:
- a CDS encoding response regulator codes for MTAVIRVAVIDDHPLFREGVTRSLSEIEGFEVVAEGDSHDDALRIAENLNPDVMLLDISMPGGGLAAIPLILEIVPSQKIVMLTVSEAGDDVTAALQNGARGYVLKGVGSRALADIIRTVASGESYVAPTLSAKLLSSRASEPARKSDLIRDLTLREKEVLNLVASGMSNKQVARRLNLHEKTVKHHMTQIMAKLDVANRTEAAMVLRDALDRPLSQ; via the coding sequence ATGACAGCTGTAATCCGGGTTGCAGTAATCGACGACCACCCTCTGTTCAGAGAGGGAGTCACGAGAAGCCTGTCGGAGATCGAGGGATTTGAAGTCGTCGCCGAGGGGGACTCACACGACGACGCGCTGAGAATCGCCGAAAATCTCAATCCCGACGTGATGCTTCTCGACATCTCCATGCCGGGCGGCGGACTGGCCGCTATCCCGCTCATCCTTGAGATCGTCCCGTCGCAGAAGATCGTCATGCTCACGGTTTCGGAAGCCGGCGACGACGTCACCGCTGCGCTGCAGAATGGCGCCCGAGGCTATGTGCTCAAGGGTGTCGGATCGAGGGCGCTGGCGGATATCATCCGGACGGTCGCATCGGGGGAAAGCTATGTGGCGCCGACGCTTTCGGCGAAGCTATTGTCCAGCCGGGCCTCAGAGCCTGCGCGCAAGTCCGACCTGATCCGGGATCTGACTCTTCGGGAGAAAGAGGTTCTCAATCTCGTCGCGTCCGGCATGAGCAACAAGCAGGTCGCAAGGCGGCTCAATCTGCACGAGAAGACTGTCAAGCACCACATGACTCAGATCATGGCAAAGCTCGACGTCGCCAACCGGACGGAGGCCGCGATGGTGCTGCGCGACGCGCTTGACCGCCCGCTCAGTCAATGA
- a CDS encoding Gfo/Idh/MocA family protein has translation MTTLPKQTLRVGFVGTGFIAGFHLKSMVGVRNVEVTGVYSRSPENRSRFAEEVKALELGRCRPHDSLESLVSAGDIDAIWILSPNYTRLEVMRVLHREIQTGRSKVFAVACEKPLARTVAEAREMLRLAEDAGLNHGYLENQVFATPVQRGKEIIWRRAVSATGRPYLARAAEEHSGPHEPWFWQGDKQGGGVLSDMMCHSVEVARHLLTAPGAPRNSLKVKAVNGTVANLKWTRPGYADQLRHRFGAEVDYHNRPAEDFARATVMLEDENGQDLMIEATTSWAYVGAGLRIQLELLGPEYALEYNSLGAGLKIFLSRAVQGSEGEDLVEKQNAEQGLMPVLEDEAGVYGYTDENRHMVECFRKGIKPVETFEDGVAVVEILMGLYRSAEIGATLHFPAAELDNYVPLVARTGA, from the coding sequence ATGACCACGCTACCGAAACAGACGCTGCGCGTCGGATTTGTCGGAACCGGTTTCATTGCCGGGTTCCATCTCAAATCGATGGTCGGCGTGCGCAATGTGGAGGTGACCGGCGTCTACAGCCGCAGCCCCGAAAACCGCAGTCGCTTTGCCGAAGAAGTGAAGGCACTCGAACTTGGTCGCTGCCGGCCCCATGACAGTCTCGAGTCGCTCGTCTCAGCCGGCGACATCGATGCGATCTGGATTCTCTCGCCGAATTACACGCGGCTTGAGGTGATGCGGGTGCTGCACCGGGAGATCCAGACGGGGCGCAGCAAGGTCTTCGCCGTCGCCTGCGAAAAGCCCTTGGCGCGCACGGTCGCGGAAGCCCGCGAAATGCTGCGGCTTGCCGAGGACGCCGGCCTCAATCACGGCTATCTCGAAAACCAGGTGTTTGCGACGCCGGTGCAACGCGGCAAGGAGATCATCTGGCGGCGCGCGGTCTCCGCCACGGGCAGGCCCTATCTGGCGCGCGCGGCGGAGGAGCATTCCGGTCCGCACGAGCCCTGGTTCTGGCAGGGCGACAAGCAGGGCGGCGGCGTGCTTTCCGACATGATGTGCCACAGCGTCGAGGTGGCGCGTCATCTTCTGACCGCACCCGGCGCGCCGCGCAACTCCCTGAAGGTCAAGGCGGTGAACGGCACGGTCGCCAACCTGAAATGGACCCGCCCAGGCTATGCCGACCAGCTCCGCCATCGCTTCGGTGCGGAGGTCGACTACCACAACCGCCCTGCCGAGGATTTCGCCCGCGCAACCGTCATGCTCGAGGATGAAAACGGCCAGGATCTGATGATCGAGGCGACGACCTCCTGGGCTTACGTCGGCGCCGGTTTGCGCATCCAGCTCGAGCTTCTGGGGCCTGAATATGCGCTCGAATACAACTCGCTCGGCGCCGGTCTCAAGATCTTCCTGTCGCGGGCCGTGCAAGGGTCCGAGGGCGAGGACCTCGTCGAAAAGCAGAATGCCGAGCAGGGGCTGATGCCGGTACTCGAAGACGAAGCGGGCGTCTATGGCTACACCGACGAAAACCGGCACATGGTCGAATGCTTCCGTAAAGGCATCAAACCCGTCGAGACCTTCGAGGATGGCGTTGCCGTGGTCGAGATCCTGATGGGGCTGTATCGCTCCGCCGAGATCGGCGCCACGCTTCACTTTCCGGCAGCGGAGCTGGACAATTACGTGCCGTTGGTGGCACGTACAGGTGCGTGA
- a CDS encoding LacI family DNA-binding transcriptional regulator, producing the protein MRERPKIKDIAVKAGVSVATVSRALADSSLVTAETRQRIRELARELNYRPNVSARNLRTRKSMAVLLVVRDVGNPFYLDVLKGVEATAREAGYSVLMGNTENDPARETEYFNMLRDGHADGMILMTGKLPPGSGSRAGGWSHQPVVVALEMIEGSSLPHVQIDNVGAARAAVEHLISLGHRRIAHISGPVPEPMSLNRREGYRLAMGEADLDIPEGYEVRGNFLLESGQEACRRLFALPEPPTALFVANDEMAYGAVHELRRLGCDVPRDVSIVGFDDLYLSKAFYPPLTTISQPRAEIGRTAMDLLLKILSGEDVDPGDAIVLPTALNIRSSTAPPHGYSGRET; encoded by the coding sequence ATGAGGGAGCGTCCGAAGATCAAGGATATCGCTGTCAAAGCGGGTGTCTCGGTAGCCACCGTCTCGCGCGCGCTTGCCGACTCCAGCCTGGTCACGGCCGAAACGCGCCAGCGTATCCGTGAGCTTGCACGCGAGCTCAACTATCGCCCGAATGTCAGCGCCCGCAACCTGAGAACCCGCAAGTCGATGGCGGTGCTGCTCGTCGTACGCGATGTCGGCAATCCCTTCTATCTCGACGTCTTGAAGGGGGTGGAGGCGACGGCGCGGGAGGCCGGCTATTCGGTGCTGATGGGCAATACCGAAAACGATCCGGCCCGCGAAACCGAATATTTCAACATGCTGCGCGACGGCCATGCCGACGGCATGATCCTGATGACCGGCAAGCTGCCGCCCGGCAGCGGCAGCCGCGCCGGCGGCTGGAGCCATCAGCCGGTGGTTGTGGCGCTTGAGATGATCGAGGGCTCGAGCCTGCCGCATGTGCAGATCGACAATGTCGGCGCCGCCCGGGCGGCGGTCGAGCACCTGATATCGCTTGGCCATCGGCGGATCGCCCATATCAGCGGCCCCGTGCCCGAGCCGATGAGCCTTAATCGCCGGGAAGGCTACCGCCTTGCCATGGGCGAGGCGGATCTCGATATCCCCGAGGGCTACGAGGTGCGCGGCAATTTCCTGCTCGAAAGCGGGCAGGAAGCATGCCGGAGGCTTTTTGCCCTGCCCGAGCCGCCGACGGCGCTCTTCGTCGCCAATGACGAGATGGCCTATGGCGCCGTGCACGAGCTAAGAAGATTGGGGTGCGACGTGCCGCGCGACGTATCCATCGTCGGCTTCGACGATCTCTATCTGAGCAAGGCCTTCTATCCGCCGCTGACGACCATCAGCCAGCCGCGCGCCGAGATCGGCCGCACGGCCATGGACCTGCTGCTGAAGATTCTGTCGGGGGAGGACGTCGATCCCGGCGATGCGATCGTGCTGCCGACTGCGTTGAACATAAGGAGCAGCACGGCGCCGCCCCACGGATATTCTGGGAGGGAGACATGA
- a CDS encoding ABC transporter permease, translating to MSQMISFVRQPVVVALTLIVVLLYLGQLLSPGFATGGQILRLLIVAALLGIVAAGQNVVILGGREGIDLSVGGVVSLSAIIAGNVMNGADSGILPAIAACLAAGAFFGLLNGLGVTLLRIPPLVMTLGMLGVLQGLLVVIRMGIPSGQAAPALSRFVTQPLVFGLPGIIWLWIAVGLLMAFMLHRTVFGHRIYAIGSNEHAAYMAGVPVRPMRIALFAISGMFAALAGLCLLGYSGSSFANVGEQYTLTSIIAVVFGGTSLAGGKGGYTGTMAGAVLLVILQGILTTVNIDESGRQMVFGATLLLLMTFYGRGRAMRA from the coding sequence ATGAGTCAGATGATTTCCTTTGTTCGTCAGCCGGTCGTCGTCGCTCTCACGCTGATCGTGGTGCTGCTTTACCTCGGCCAGCTTCTGTCGCCCGGCTTTGCCACTGGCGGGCAGATCCTGCGGCTGCTGATCGTCGCGGCGCTGCTCGGCATAGTCGCGGCGGGCCAGAACGTCGTCATCCTCGGCGGACGCGAGGGCATCGACCTCTCGGTGGGCGGAGTGGTGTCGCTCTCGGCGATCATCGCCGGCAATGTCATGAACGGCGCCGACAGCGGCATCCTGCCGGCGATCGCCGCCTGCCTCGCCGCCGGCGCCTTTTTCGGCCTGCTGAACGGCCTCGGAGTAACACTCCTGCGCATCCCGCCGCTCGTCATGACGCTCGGCATGCTGGGCGTGCTGCAGGGGCTGCTGGTCGTTATCCGCATGGGCATTCCCTCGGGCCAGGCCGCTCCCGCGCTGTCGCGCTTCGTGACCCAGCCGCTCGTCTTCGGGCTGCCCGGCATCATCTGGCTGTGGATCGCGGTCGGGCTGCTGATGGCCTTCATGCTCCACCGCACCGTCTTCGGCCACCGCATCTACGCGATCGGGTCTAACGAGCACGCAGCCTACATGGCCGGCGTCCCGGTGCGGCCGATGCGCATCGCGCTCTTCGCCATTTCCGGCATGTTCGCCGCGCTCGCCGGGCTCTGCCTGCTCGGCTATTCCGGCTCCTCCTTCGCCAATGTCGGCGAGCAATATACGCTGACCTCCATCATCGCCGTCGTCTTCGGCGGCACCTCCCTTGCCGGCGGCAAAGGCGGTTATACCGGAACCATGGCCGGCGCGGTCCTGCTCGTCATCCTGCAGGGGATTCTGACCACGGTGAACATCGACGAGTCGGGTCGGCAGATGGTCTTCGGGGCGACGCTCCTCCTCTTGATGACGTTCTATGGCCGCGGCCGGGCGATGCGGGCATGA
- a CDS encoding ABC transporter permease: MAEIATGPTSRCVGGVRRLLERYPFLPALAIVAALLLLNGFFSPASLSYRALTGLLSTYMALILLSIAQTYVVYAGDIDLSVGSILSLVNVTIIVLMERWGGGAGAVLLSLALGLLLGLACGLVNGLVVAALRLQAIVATFATSIFFTGLALYILPVAGTPAPTLFWRTYGGRLFGLPFVFYILAVLLLLLFMLARTRLAAQLLAVGDDRQAAYQTGLPVVSVRIRGYLLCGLFAALAAFCITGDTASGDPLVGGKMTLYSVAAVVLGGSALAGGWGTVVGSLLGALTIGLINSLVFFIGTPSEWQNFMQGLAILIVLMAGVLAGRRARP, encoded by the coding sequence ATGGCAGAGATCGCAACAGGCCCGACGTCGCGCTGCGTCGGCGGCGTGCGCAGACTGCTAGAGCGGTATCCGTTCCTGCCGGCGCTCGCCATCGTCGCGGCACTTCTTCTTCTGAACGGCTTCTTCTCGCCAGCAAGCCTCAGCTACCGCGCGCTGACGGGCCTCCTCAGCACCTATATGGCGCTGATCCTGCTTTCGATCGCCCAGACCTATGTCGTCTATGCCGGCGATATCGATCTTTCGGTCGGCTCGATCCTCTCGCTCGTCAATGTGACGATCATCGTGTTGATGGAGCGATGGGGCGGGGGCGCCGGCGCGGTGCTGCTTTCGCTCGCGCTCGGCCTGCTGCTCGGGCTTGCCTGCGGCCTCGTCAACGGCCTCGTCGTCGCCGCACTGCGCCTGCAGGCGATCGTCGCGACCTTCGCGACCAGCATCTTCTTTACCGGGCTTGCGCTTTATATCCTGCCGGTTGCCGGAACACCGGCGCCCACGCTCTTTTGGCGCACCTATGGCGGCAGGCTGTTCGGCTTGCCTTTCGTCTTCTACATCCTTGCCGTGCTGCTCTTGCTCCTTTTTATGCTTGCCCGTACGCGCCTTGCCGCCCAACTGCTTGCCGTCGGCGACGACCGGCAGGCGGCTTACCAGACCGGTCTGCCGGTGGTGTCTGTCCGCATCAGGGGCTACTTGCTTTGCGGTCTTTTTGCAGCGCTCGCCGCCTTCTGCATCACCGGAGATACGGCAAGCGGCGATCCACTCGTCGGCGGCAAGATGACGCTCTACAGCGTGGCTGCCGTCGTGCTCGGCGGCAGCGCACTTGCCGGCGGCTGGGGAACCGTGGTTGGTTCGCTCCTCGGCGCACTGACGATCGGGCTCATCAACTCACTCGTTTTCTTCATTGGCACGCCGTCCGAATGGCAGAACTTCATGCAAGGGCTCGCCATCCTCATCGTGCTGATGGCGGGCGTGCTTGCCGGCCGGAGGGCGCGGCCATGA
- a CDS encoding sugar ABC transporter ATP-binding protein, whose amino-acid sequence MSKLKLIGVSKAYGATLALRRGDLEVMAGEVHVLMGSNGSGKSTLCKIIAGSVRPDAGRILIDDTPVTITGPRSARAQGIGIFYQELSLAAHRSVEENICLAALPVRAGLFIDRAALKERAARYIALFDGVSGEGFAADALVGNLRPDQRQLVEIMKALASEAPLLIFDEPTSALDRAQVERFFKILGDLKRRGRGIIFISHRMDEIKAIGDRVTIIRDGETITTLNLDETDAATVIRLMVGGAGAMPASQSSAPAAVDIMAESALTVRNLSGAGFRDVSFEVARGEILGFGGLHGQGQSALLRAIFGAGAITSGEILIGSERFDASSPREAIRRGCAYVSGDRGRDGVISGRPIIENVTPIHYLRDRLMIASPSKLRDRVLPALQSMNTKFASLFDPISALSGGNQQKVVIARWLIDRPDVLLLDDPTKGIDLSAKTDLFALIRQLAADGLGILLYSSEDAELLGNANRILVFNGGSVSRELTGAERTRYNLYQAAYEAA is encoded by the coding sequence ATGTCAAAACTGAAACTGATCGGCGTGAGCAAGGCTTACGGCGCTACCCTGGCGCTCCGCCGGGGCGATCTCGAGGTCATGGCCGGCGAGGTCCATGTGCTCATGGGCTCGAACGGATCCGGCAAAAGCACGCTCTGCAAGATCATTGCCGGCAGCGTACGACCGGACGCCGGCAGAATCCTGATCGACGACACGCCGGTGACAATCACCGGACCGCGATCGGCTCGTGCGCAAGGGATCGGCATCTTCTATCAGGAACTCAGCCTCGCCGCTCACCGCTCGGTCGAGGAGAACATCTGCCTGGCGGCGCTGCCGGTCAGGGCCGGCCTCTTCATCGACCGGGCTGCGCTGAAAGAGCGGGCGGCGCGGTATATCGCGCTGTTCGACGGCGTGTCCGGTGAGGGATTCGCAGCCGACGCGCTCGTCGGCAATCTTCGCCCCGACCAGCGTCAACTCGTCGAGATCATGAAGGCACTGGCGAGCGAGGCACCGCTCCTCATCTTCGACGAACCGACCTCGGCGCTCGACCGCGCCCAGGTCGAGCGCTTTTTCAAGATCCTCGGCGATCTGAAGCGCCGCGGACGCGGCATCATTTTCATTTCGCACCGCATGGACGAGATCAAGGCGATCGGCGACCGCGTCACCATCATCCGCGACGGCGAGACGATCACGACCCTCAATCTCGACGAGACCGACGCCGCCACCGTGATTCGGCTGATGGTCGGCGGCGCCGGCGCCATGCCGGCCTCGCAATCCTCCGCCCCCGCCGCCGTCGACATCATGGCGGAAAGCGCGCTGACGGTCCGCAATCTTTCCGGCGCCGGCTTCCGCGATGTCAGCTTCGAGGTCGCCCGCGGCGAGATCCTGGGCTTCGGCGGCTTGCACGGCCAGGGGCAATCCGCCCTGCTTCGGGCGATCTTCGGCGCCGGCGCGATCACCTCCGGCGAGATTCTGATCGGCAGCGAGCGCTTCGACGCTTCGAGCCCGCGCGAGGCCATCCGGCGGGGCTGCGCCTATGTCTCGGGCGATCGCGGCCGCGACGGCGTCATCAGCGGCCGGCCGATCATCGAAAACGTCACCCCGATCCACTATTTGCGCGACCGCCTGATGATCGCGAGCCCATCGAAGCTGCGCGATCGGGTGCTGCCCGCGCTGCAAAGCATGAACACGAAGTTTGCGAGCCTCTTCGATCCGATCAGCGCGCTTTCGGGCGGCAACCAGCAGAAGGTGGTCATCGCCCGCTGGCTGATCGACCGACCGGACGTGCTGCTGCTCGACGACCCGACCAAGGGCATCGATCTTTCGGCGAAGACCGATCTTTTCGCATTGATCCGGCAATTGGCGGCCGATGGCCTCGGCATCCTTCTCTATTCCTCTGAGGATGCCGAACTGCTCGGCAACGCCAACCGCATCCTCGTCTTCAACGGCGGGTCCGTGAGCCGGGAACTTACCGGCGCCGAACGCACGCGCTACAATCTCTATCAAGCCGCTTACGAGGCCGCGTGA